In a single window of the Acidobacteriota bacterium genome:
- a CDS encoding HAD hydrolase family protein, with translation MVANLPNATALPVTVEMAIGDNFNDVEMLEFAGTAVVMGNADPSLLERDDLLATLSNDENGVAAAIDHLYSESRRPKSRINLSVPIVLTFLFCNKPILGASNEQSNCSN, from the coding sequence GTGGTTGCCAACTTGCCGAACGCCACGGCGTTGCCCGTGACGGTGGAAATGGCGATCGGTGATAACTTTAACGACGTCGAAATGCTCGAATTCGCCGGAACCGCGGTCGTGATGGGAAACGCCGATCCGAGTCTGCTTGAACGAGACGATCTTTTAGCAACGCTCAGCAATGACGAGAATGGAGTTGCCGCCGCTATTGACCATTTATATTCGGAAAGTCGTAGGCCGAAATCCCGAATTAACCTTTCGGTCCCAATCGTGCTAACTTTTTTGTTTTGTAACAAACCTATTTTAGGAGCAAGTAATGAGCAATCGAACTGCAGTAATTGA
- a CDS encoding peptidylprolyl isomerase — translation MSNRTAVIETNKGTIKFELLEQDAPKTTENFSAPLVRTQLLRRRDFHQVIKNFMIRAATRWRGATAANRPGAEDLMTRSTFGFRSLFGRLRKGTVAMANAGPNTSGSQFFANAYRLPSAPELHKVWQSDRGQSVVDAIAELPASRR, via the coding sequence ATGAGCAATCGAACTGCAGTAATTGAGACCAACAAAGGAACGATAAAGTTTGAACTATTGGAACAGGACGCACCGAAAACGACCGAGAATTTTTCTGCCCCTCTTGTCCGAACGCAATTATTACGACGGCGTGATTTTCATCAGGTCATCAAGAACTTCATGATCAGGGCGGCGACCCGCTGGCGAGGGGCTACGGCGGCGAATCGGCCTGGGGCGGAAGATTTGATGACGAGATCGACTTTCGGGTTCCGATCTTTATTCGGGCGTCTACGAAAAGGGACCGTTGCAATGGCTAATGCCGGGCCGAATACCAGCGGATCGCAGTTTTTCGCCAATGCATATCGATTACCCTCTGCCCCCGAGCTGCACAAAGTTTGGCAAAGTGATCGAGGCCAGTCCGTCGTCGATGCGATCGCTGAGTTACCTGCATCCCGGCGATAA
- a CDS encoding tape measure protein, which translates to MDFKLRYQIQADGRQAKAELTDVERAIDRMSKRAASSSSGMGAVFGGSLAADAFSRITAGAEQAGTAVFNFTSRLEQSRIAFTTLIGNAAATTKHLDDLRKLATQTPLSLQSLTSMSQRLQGAGIQLERIVPLIREIGNTAAATGELTAERMEGISLAFSQVVTKGKVSAEEMNQLAERGIPAWRILSEQLGKSAAELQKMAKDGELSAEVLCGHSKISRGLTSAGRCRSRPRPSAVRCR; encoded by the coding sequence ATGGATTTTAAGCTCAGATATCAGATACAGGCGGACGGACGACAGGCAAAGGCCGAGTTGACCGATGTCGAACGGGCGATCGACCGGATGTCGAAGCGGGCGGCTTCGTCATCGAGCGGCATGGGTGCCGTTTTCGGCGGCAGCCTTGCGGCAGATGCCTTTTCGCGGATAACGGCCGGTGCAGAACAGGCCGGTACCGCCGTATTCAACTTCACTTCACGGCTTGAGCAGTCGCGGATCGCGTTCACGACACTTATCGGCAACGCCGCCGCTACGACAAAGCATCTCGACGACCTTCGCAAACTCGCTACGCAAACACCGCTCAGTCTGCAATCGCTGACATCGATGTCGCAACGGCTGCAGGGTGCCGGGATACAGCTCGAGCGCATCGTTCCGTTGATCCGGGAGATCGGCAACACGGCGGCTGCGACCGGCGAACTTACGGCCGAACGCATGGAAGGCATCAGCCTTGCGTTCTCGCAGGTCGTAACGAAGGGGAAGGTCTCGGCCGAGGAAATGAATCAGCTCGCGGAACGCGGCATCCCGGCCTGGCGGATACTCTCAGAACAGCTTGGCAAATCGGCGGCCGAATTGCAGAAAATGGCAAAGGACGGCGAGCTGTCGGCTGAAGTGCTTTGCGGGCATTCGAAGATTTCTCGCGGGCTAACTTCGGCGGGGCGATGCAGAAGCAGGCCCAGACCTTCAGCGGTGCGATGTCGATAA